From a region of the Ficedula albicollis isolate OC2 chromosome 1A, FicAlb1.5, whole genome shotgun sequence genome:
- the LOC107604205 gene encoding fork head domain-containing protein FD5-like, producing MSEDSSENSEGSLDICTVGEEEEEAKLAQGIPPRIPSSHIHDKKRLPVTVDERKFLDKPPLSYIALIAKAILSSPTNKLNLAAIYKYIEDNFPFYRNKGRGWRNSVRHNLSLNDCFIKVGRCEDGKGNYWSIHPSNLNDFIHGDFRQHRRSRKRGRQKEAEHCLAVNYFMPWGHYPSCPAPNWLYQTHYFLDPLWKLLCADRLQFVHEYQNVSSDLIVGKFSPQVQTDKPHGTSGDWFYGSPATSVMQQNIFLNIQPGFPNSLLAFSQKQDQGEAFRHMCKYWKD from the coding sequence ATGAGTGAAGACTCTTCTGAAAACAGTGAAGGAAGTCTAGACATCTGTACAGtaggagaagaagaagaagaagcaaaaCTGGCTCAAGGGATTCCACCCCGAATTCCCAGCTCTCACATACATGACAAAAAACGTCTTCCTGTGACTGTggatgaaagaaaatttctggATAAACCACCTCTGTCATACATAGCTTTGATTGCAAAGGCGATACTTTCTTCTCCCACAAATAAACTGAACTTAGCTGCTATCTACAAATATATTGaagataattttcctttttacaggAACAAAGGTCGAGGTTGGAGGAACAGTGTAAGGCACAACCTTTCACTAAATGATTGTTTCATCAAGGTGGGAAGATGCGAGGATGGCAAAGGAAACTACTGGAGTATTCACCCATCAAACTTGAATGACTTCATTCACGGGGACTTCAGGCAGCATCGAAGGTCACGAAAGCGAGGGCGCCAAAAGGAGGCAGAGCACTGCCTTGCTGTGAATTATTTCATGCCATGGGGACACTAtccttcctgcccagcaccaAATTGGCTTTACCAGACACATTATTTTCTGGATCCACTGTGGAAACTTCTGTGTGCTGACAGACTGCAGTTTGTGCATGAATACCAAAATGTAAGCAGTGATTTAATAGTGGGGAAATTTTCACCTCAAGTACAGACTGATAAACCCCATGGCACTTCTGGGGACTGGTTTTATGGATCTCCTGCCACTTCAGTTATGcagcagaatattttcctaaatattCAGCCAGGTTTCCCTAACTCCCTCTTAGCCTTTTCTCAAAAACAGGACCAAGGTGAAGCATTCAGACACATGTGTAAGTACTGGAAAGATTAG